The window CTTTCGTCGAGGTGAGGGCTCCCGTGGGTGCTCGAGTCGAACCCGGTGTGTGGGGAAGCCGTCCGCCCCGGATCCTAGCACGGATCGGGATGATTATGCAAGCGACCTGTCGAAATGACGGAGCTTTATGCGGATGCAACGGATGGAAGCGGAAAGGGACCGCCGTGACCGGCGGTCCCCATTCCCAGCCCAGGAGAAGAGCGGTCTAGCGGTACAGCGCCTTGAGCGAGCCGAAGCTCAGGTCCTCGTTGGCGACCGTGCAGTCGGTGTCCGCGGTCGTGAAGACCTTGAAGATCCACATGCCGCCGAACCACTGGTACATGCCGTAGGCGTTGTTGTAGCAGTCGCCCAGGTCGACCGTGGCGTAGTCGTAGAAGTAGTCGTCGAAGATCACGCTCAGGCCGGTCTCGACCGAATCGGCGCGCCACATGCCCTCGGGCAGCATCTCCTGGACGATCAGGCCGTCGGTGATCGTCACGACGTGGCTTTCCCACGCCTCGGGATTGGCCTGCAGCTGCGTGGTGGTCAGCTGCAAGTTCGGCACGGGGCTCGTGCCCGTGATCGCGGCGTGGGCGTCGCCCGGGTAGAGCAGGTTGATCTCGTCGCGGCCGTAGAAATTGCGGGTCAGGCCCTTCACCTCGACGACATCGCCGATGGCGACCGCTGGCGCAGCGCCCACGTAGACCCAGATGGCCGTGTAGGGGCCGGCGGGCAGCTCGGTCATCGTGAAGCTGCTGTTCTGGACGGCGGTCACCACGGCGCCATTGACCTGGACCACGCTGCCCTCGGGGATCACGCCGGTGCGGATGTCGTTGATGACGCCGGCCTGCGCGACGGCCGCGAGGCACAGGACCAGGAGGGATGCGATCACAAGCTGCTTCATAGTCTTTTCTCCTGTAGGCTGAAAGCGGCGACCATCGCCACGTTCGACTCTTGGACCGGTCCACATCGGATCCCGATGAGATCCGCCGTGAACATCAATACTATAGCACAAAAAGACGGATGATGGCACAATATTTATTTGCCTAGTTATTGACCATCCACCGGGCATAATGAGATGACCGCATGAAAATAAATCAGTTACGGAATATTTTTTCGTCGTGGGGCTTCGAAAACAAGATTTGAATACGGTTTTAATATGGCCGGCCGGGAAGGCAGTCGCTCCTTTGCGCCTGTCCCCGGTCTTCTCGTCGTGATCGTCCATGGCTGTTCCTCCGCGGTTGATGCCAACACATGCAATTGCGTCAGGAACACCTGAGAGGGCAAGTCCCAGGCCACCGCGCAACTCATTGTATTACAACGAATTATCGCGGCTTGCCGCTCTTGGAAGGCCGGAGAAGACGATCAAAACAGACGTACGCCGTTCCATCCGGATGGAAGATCCGGAACGGTCCGCAGGTGGACGCGCCGGGCGCCCGCCCCGGCCTCCCCCAAAGAAAAGCCCGGAGCCGCAGGGCTCCGGGCTCGTACCGGGATCTTCGCGAGGATCAGCGCGAGTAGAACTCGATGACCAGCGGCACCTCGCACATCAGCGGGACCTCCGACCGCGGGGGGTCGTAGAGGAACTTCACGGTCATGGACTTCTTGTCGCGCTCCAGGTAGGGCGGCACGGTCTGCGACGTGTCCAGCGCGATCTGGATGCAGTCGAGGTTGCGGCTCTTCTCGCGGATGCCGACGACCTGGTTGGGGCGGACGCGGTAGCTGGCGATGTTGACCTTGCGGCCGTCGACCAGGATGTGGCCGTGGCTCACGTACTGGCGCGCGGCGTAGATCGAGCGGGCGAGGCCGCCGCGCAGGACCACGGTGTCCAGGCGCGACTCCAGCTCCTGCACCAGCGAGTTGACCATGTCGCCCTTGCGCGAGGCCTTCGCGTAGTAGTTGCGCAGCTGGCGCTCGTGGATGTTGTACTGGGCGCGCAGCTTCTGCTTCTCCAGCAGCTGGGTCTTGTACGGGGACATCTTGCGGCGCCGCATCTGCTGCAGCTTGCCGTGCTGTCCGGGCGGGTAGGGCTTGCGGTCGAGGTAGCGCTCGGCCTTCGGCGACAGGGGGATCCCCAGCGCGCGGGACTTCTTGATCTTAGAACCGGTGAACTTCACGTCACTGCCTCCAG of the bacterium genome contains:
- the rpsD gene encoding 30S ribosomal protein S4, with product MKFTGSKIKKSRALGIPLSPKAERYLDRKPYPPGQHGKLQQMRRRKMSPYKTQLLEKQKLRAQYNIHERQLRNYYAKASRKGDMVNSLVQELESRLDTVVLRGGLARSIYAARQYVSHGHILVDGRKVNIASYRVRPNQVVGIREKSRNLDCIQIALDTSQTVPPYLERDKKSMTVKFLYDPPRSEVPLMCEVPLVIEFYSR